Proteins from a single region of Rhea pennata isolate bPtePen1 chromosome 4, bPtePen1.pri, whole genome shotgun sequence:
- the RCHY1 gene encoding RING finger and CHY zinc finger domain-containing protein 1 isoform X1 translates to MAASSEEGCEHYRRGCLLRAPCCGKLYACRLCHDGAEGHRLDRFRVAEVQCARCRRLQKAQQSCEGCHSLFGEYYCGICHLFDRDKKQYHCADCGICRIGPKEDFFHCSKCNLCLSLSLQGKHKCIENVSRQDCPICLELFFCLLFVLKQDIHTSRVGAHVMPCGHLLHRTCYEDMLKEGYRCPLCMHSALDMTRYWRQLDDEVAQTPMPTEYQNMMVEILCNDCNARSTVQFHLLGMKCTNCESYNTAQDGKCRLTLE, encoded by the exons ATGGCGGCGAGCAGCGAGGAGGGCTGCGAGCACTACCGCCGCGGCTGCCTGCTCCGG GCGCCGTGTTGCGGGAAGCTGTACGCCTGCCGGCTGTGCCACGACGGCGCCGAGGGCCACCGACTGGACCGGTTCCGCGTGGCGGAGGTGCAGtgcgcccgctgccgccgcctgcAGAAG gcGCAGCAGAGTTGCGAGGGCTGCCACAGCCTCTTCGGGGAGTACTACTGCGGCATCTGCCACCTTTTCGACCGGGACAAGAAGCAGTACCATTGTGCCGACTGTGGCATTTGCAG GATTGGTCCAAAGGAAGATTTCTTCCACTgttcaaaatgtaatttatgcCTAAGCTTGAGTCTTCAAGGAAAACACAAG TGCATAGAAAACGTCTCCAGACAGGATTGTCCAATATGTTTGGAG CTATTCTTTTGCCTActctttgttttgaaacaggATATTCACACGTCTCGTGTTGGAGCACATGTTATGCCATGTGGTCACCTTCTTCACAG aacaTGTTACGAGGACATGTTAAAGGA AGGTTACAGGTGTCCTCTGTGCATGCACTCGGCTTTAGATATGACAAGGTACTGGCGTCAGCTGGATGACGAAGTAGCACAGACACCTATGCCCACAGAGTATCAGAACATGATGGTGGAG ATCCTTTGTAATGATTGCAATGCCCGGTCTACAGTGCAGTTCCATCTTTTAGGCATGAAGTGTACAAACTGTGAATCATACAATACTGCCCAAGATGGAAAATGCAGGCTGACTTTGGAGTAG
- the SH2D4A gene encoding SH2 domain-containing protein 4A, with protein MLKQILSDMYIDPELLAELSEEQKQILFFKMRQEQIRRWKEREAAADKVSAKKPPLRKASGKSVKWKLGADNDVWVWVMGEHPSDKSYAAICEEIQAQRAKQLESEQGKEARETDSSLTWSLHPQPGVLGRMDVHSNNKSCVEEQKEEGIKSTATTIGKNSEPREREARDVHQMLADCHVRKCGFQQQTKEAQKRNSGDETTASQNTIPQRGTSSEIQSMLQKTDETEPEWQESLRKSKAADEKRRSLAQHARDDYRRLSLQGIRRGKQADISKSAIGGDRRPLQYPPLPPKPKLLTPVIANGRVIRKKGIQRTVSNSTEESIIKWFKEEQFPLRAGYQKTTDTIAPWFHGILTSKKAEDLLSKAVPGSFLVRVSEKIKGYVLSYQSVEGCKHFLIDASRDSYSFLGVDQLQHSTLADLVDYHKEEPITSLGKELLLYPCGQEDQEPDYLALFE; from the exons ATGCTGAAACAGATATTATCGGATATGTACATCGATCCGGAGCTGCTGGCAGAACTCAGTGAGGAGCAGAAGCAGAtcctctttttcaaaatgaggCAAGAGCAGATCAGACggtggaaggaaagagaagctgcCGCCGACAAGGTTTCAGCCAAGAAGCCACCATTGAGAAAAG CCAGTGGGAAGTCAGTGAAATGGAAGCTCGGCGCCGACAACGATGTTTGGGTCTGGGTGATGGGCGAGCATCCATCAGATAAATCGTATGCTGCCATCTGTGAAGAGATTCAGGCACAAAGGGCAAAACAGTTAGAGAGCGAGCAAGGCAAGGAGGCCAG AGAGACTGACTCTTCTCTAACATGGTCTCTACATCCACAACCAGGAGTCCTGGGCAGGATGGATGTTCATAGCAACAATAAAAGCTGTGTGGAGGagcaaaaggaagaggggaTAAAATCAACTGCCACTACAATAGGGAAAAACTCAGAGCCCAGAGAG AGGGAAGCCAGGGATGTTCACCAGATGCTGGCAGACTGCCATGTGAGGAAGTGTGGCTTCCAACAGCAG ACTAAGGAAGCCCAGAAGAGAAATTCAGGAGACGAGACAACAGCCTCCCAGAACACCATACCACAGAGAGGTACAAGTTCAGAGATCCAGAGCATGCTGCAGAAAACTGATGAGACTGAGCCTGAATGGCAGGAATCCT tGCGGAAATCCAAGGCAGCAGATGAGAAGAGACGTTCGCTTGCACAGCATGCCAGGGATGACTACAGGAGGCTTTCGCTGCAAGGCATCCGCAGAGGGAAGCAGGCAGACATTTCCAAGAGTGCTATAGGAGGAGATCGGCGACCACTCCAATACCCGCCTCTCCCACCCAAGCCTAAACTTCTAACTCCTGTGATAGCAAATGGAAGAGTGATTAG gaaaaaggGAATTCAGAGGACAGTCTCCAATTCTACTGAAGAAAGCATCATCAAGTGGTTCAAGGAAGAGCAGTTCCCTCTCCGAGCTGGCTATCAGAAAACCACAGACACAATAGCACCTTGGTTCCACG GTATCCTAACCTCCAAGAAAGCAGAGGACCTTCTGAGTAAAGCAGTGCCTGGGAGTTTTTTGGTCCGTGTCAGTGAAAAAATCAAAGGCTACGTGCTCTCCTATCAGTCTGTGGAGGGATGTAAACACTTCCTTATTGATGCCTCTCGTGATTCCTACAGCTTCCTTGGAGTGGACCAGCTACAACATTCAACGCTGGCTGACCTTGTTGACTATCACAAG GAGGAGCCCATCACTTCTTtggggaaggagctgctgcTTTACCCATGTGGCCAAGAGGACCAAGAACCAGATTACCTCGCTCTCTTTGAATGA
- the RCHY1 gene encoding RING finger and CHY zinc finger domain-containing protein 1 isoform X2, whose product MAASSEEGCEHYRRGCLLRAPCCGKLYACRLCHDGAEGHRLDRFRVAEVQCARCRRLQKAQQSCEGCHSLFGEYYCGICHLFDRDKKQYHCADCGICRIGPKEDFFHCSKCNLCLSLSLQGKHKCIENVSRQDCPICLEDIHTSRVGAHVMPCGHLLHRTCYEDMLKEGYRCPLCMHSALDMTRYWRQLDDEVAQTPMPTEYQNMMVEILCNDCNARSTVQFHLLGMKCTNCESYNTAQDGKCRLTLE is encoded by the exons ATGGCGGCGAGCAGCGAGGAGGGCTGCGAGCACTACCGCCGCGGCTGCCTGCTCCGG GCGCCGTGTTGCGGGAAGCTGTACGCCTGCCGGCTGTGCCACGACGGCGCCGAGGGCCACCGACTGGACCGGTTCCGCGTGGCGGAGGTGCAGtgcgcccgctgccgccgcctgcAGAAG gcGCAGCAGAGTTGCGAGGGCTGCCACAGCCTCTTCGGGGAGTACTACTGCGGCATCTGCCACCTTTTCGACCGGGACAAGAAGCAGTACCATTGTGCCGACTGTGGCATTTGCAG GATTGGTCCAAAGGAAGATTTCTTCCACTgttcaaaatgtaatttatgcCTAAGCTTGAGTCTTCAAGGAAAACACAAG TGCATAGAAAACGTCTCCAGACAGGATTGTCCAATATGTTTGGAG gATATTCACACGTCTCGTGTTGGAGCACATGTTATGCCATGTGGTCACCTTCTTCACAG aacaTGTTACGAGGACATGTTAAAGGA AGGTTACAGGTGTCCTCTGTGCATGCACTCGGCTTTAGATATGACAAGGTACTGGCGTCAGCTGGATGACGAAGTAGCACAGACACCTATGCCCACAGAGTATCAGAACATGATGGTGGAG ATCCTTTGTAATGATTGCAATGCCCGGTCTACAGTGCAGTTCCATCTTTTAGGCATGAAGTGTACAAACTGTGAATCATACAATACTGCCCAAGATGGAAAATGCAGGCTGACTTTGGAGTAG
- the RCHY1 gene encoding RING finger and CHY zinc finger domain-containing protein 1 isoform X3 — translation MAASSEEGCEHYRRGCLLRAPCCGKLYACRLCHDGAEGHRLDRFRVAEVQCARCRRLQKAQQSCEGCHSLFGEYYCGICHLFDRDKKQYHCADCGICRIGPKEDFFHCSKCNLCLSLSLQGKHKCIENVSRQDCPICLELFFCLLFVLKQDIHTSRVGAHVMPCGHLLHRTCYEDMLKEGYRCPLCMHSALDMTRYWRQLDDEVAQTPMPTEYQNMMVEA, via the exons ATGGCGGCGAGCAGCGAGGAGGGCTGCGAGCACTACCGCCGCGGCTGCCTGCTCCGG GCGCCGTGTTGCGGGAAGCTGTACGCCTGCCGGCTGTGCCACGACGGCGCCGAGGGCCACCGACTGGACCGGTTCCGCGTGGCGGAGGTGCAGtgcgcccgctgccgccgcctgcAGAAG gcGCAGCAGAGTTGCGAGGGCTGCCACAGCCTCTTCGGGGAGTACTACTGCGGCATCTGCCACCTTTTCGACCGGGACAAGAAGCAGTACCATTGTGCCGACTGTGGCATTTGCAG GATTGGTCCAAAGGAAGATTTCTTCCACTgttcaaaatgtaatttatgcCTAAGCTTGAGTCTTCAAGGAAAACACAAG TGCATAGAAAACGTCTCCAGACAGGATTGTCCAATATGTTTGGAG CTATTCTTTTGCCTActctttgttttgaaacaggATATTCACACGTCTCGTGTTGGAGCACATGTTATGCCATGTGGTCACCTTCTTCACAG aacaTGTTACGAGGACATGTTAAAGGA AGGTTACAGGTGTCCTCTGTGCATGCACTCGGCTTTAGATATGACAAGGTACTGGCGTCAGCTGGATGACGAAGTAGCACAGACACCTATGCCCACAGAGTATCAGAACATGATGGTGGAG GCATGA
- the CDKL2 gene encoding cyclin-dependent kinase-like 2: protein MEKYQALGLVGEGSYGVVTKCRNKDSGQIVAVKKFLESEDDAMVKKMALREIKLLKQLRHENLVNLLEVYKKKKRWYLVFEFVDHTVLDDLEAFPNGLDYSRVRKYLFQIIRGIAFCHSHNIIHRDIKPENILVSQSGVVKLCDFGFARTLGASEEAYTDYVATRWYRAPELLVGDIKYGKAVDVWAIGCLVTEMLTGEPLFPGDSDIDQLYHITKCLGNLIPRHQELFYKNPLFAGVRLPEVKDIESLDRRYPKLSVAVLDLAKKCLQIDPDKRPSCAELLQCDFFIKDGFAERFAQELKLKIQKDARDHQLQKKSKISKKDKDGCLGEERRMLALQDFNVDPKSRETKLFKVKRSKADAEKTERPSNLSTLYGSAINPFKTGPQTTLKDSSSSLDYTKNAGVVIPPIIQNLSATTASMRMNAGRGPVPGNHNYRIEEKSKKYLNPFLKQGKHSPAGHYSISLTSVSNEKTVLQANKKKWEFSKTDVHLPELNHLPELRGMEAWNPRLLKKENKTVSESRIPSLAAIDLHNPSLASQQLSGTLISDASEASFPRVEH, encoded by the exons ATGGAGAAGTATCAGGCTCTTGGTCTGGTGGGGGAAGGCAGCTACGGAGTGGTGACTAAATGCAGAAACAAAGACAGTGGGCAAATTGTCGCGGTCAAGAAGTTCCTGGAAAGTGAGGATGATGCGATGGTGAAGAAGATGGCCCTGCGGGAAATCAAGCTGCTGAAG CAACTCAGGCATGAAAATCTCGTGAACCTGCTGGAAGTGTATAAAAAGAAGAAACGGTGGTATCTGGTGTTCGAATTTGTGGATCACACAGTGCTTGATGACCTTGAGGCATTTCCAAATGGACTAGACTACAGCAGGGTTCGGAAATACTTATTTCAGATTATAAGAGGAATAGCATTTTGTCACAGTCACAAT ATAATACATCGGGACATTAAGCCAGAGAACATTTTAGTTTCCCAGTCTGGTGTTGTAAAACTATGTGACTTCGGATTTGCCCGCACATTAGGAGCTTCTGAGGAAGCTTACACAGACTATGTAGCAACCCGATGGTACAGAgctccagagctgctggtgggAGATATCAAGTATGGCAA ggCAGTGGACGTATGGGCTATCGGCTGTCTGGTAACAGAAATGCTCACAGGAGAGCCCTTGTTCCCTGGAGACTCTGACATTGACCAGCTCTATCATATCACCAAGTGCCTGG GCAATTTAATTCCAAGACACCAAGAGCTGTTCTATAAAAATCCCCTCTTTGCTGGTGTGAGGTTGCCTGAAGTTAAAGACATTGAATCTCTGGATAGACGATACCCCAAGCTTTCGGTTGCAGTGCTAGATCTAGCGAAG AAGTGTTTGCAGATTGATCCAGACAAGAGACCATCCTGTGCTGAACTCTTGCAGTGTGATTTCTTTATCAAGGATGGATTTGCTGAAAg ATTTGCTCAGGAGCTTAAATTAAAGATTCAGAAAGATGCCAGAGACCatcagttacaaaaaaaatcaaaaatcagtaaaaagGACAAAGATGGTTGtttaggagaagaaagaagaatgcTTGCTCTCCAG gaTTTCAACGTTGACCCAAAGAGCAGAGAGACAAAGCTATTCAAAGTGAAGCGCTCTAAAGCAGatgcagagaagacagagcgACCGTCCAACCTGAGCACCCTCTATGGCAGTGCAATCAACCCATTTAAAACAGGCCCTCAAACCACCCTGAAAGATTCTAGCAGCAGCTTGGACTATACCAAGAACGCAGGCGTAGTCATTCCTCCTATTATCCAGAACCTTTCTGCCACGACGGCCAGTATGAGGATGAATGCCGGGAGAGGTCCTGTGCCTGGGAATCATAACTACAG AATTGAGGAGAAGAGTAAAAAATACTTGAACCCATTTctaaagcaaggaaaacattCTCCAGCAGGCCATTACAGTATAAGCCTAACATCG GTTTCTAATGAGAAAACAGTCCTTCaggcaaataagaaaaaatgggAATTCTCCAAGACAGATGTGCATTTGCCAGAATTAAATCATCTCCCTGAACTGAGAGGAATGGAAG CATGGAATCCCAGATTGCtcaaaaaggagaacaaaacagTTTCAGAGTCCCGTATCCCCTCCCTCGCTGCCATTGACCTTCATAACCCAAGTCTGGCTTCACAGCAG CTGTCGGGGACCTTGATATCTGATGCATCAGAAGCCAGCTTCCCCAGAGTTGAGCACTAA